In one Suricata suricatta isolate VVHF042 chromosome 9, meerkat_22Aug2017_6uvM2_HiC, whole genome shotgun sequence genomic region, the following are encoded:
- the RTL1 gene encoding retrotransposon-like protein 1, with amino-acid sequence MIEPSEDSFETMMERKNPSSKQMESSEGSSNTAMEASGSGAQEAAGPASGPAHEMKELPIDLRQDMEEPSSGPHREIKDPPNDLLQDLEESRNGSHQEAGGPSSETPGGMEGASDNPWGAQDDEGDDTDLADTSKEEGLEEDPETSEVMATTRSIISLHLRMQDLREQQRVAEEILMRGFKAGQLPALPRFSGDRREYHEFIVLCQLILQSYPRMFCSDRLRVRYVIDHLSDMALEWATALVQEGSPLMDDFPAFLEAMSNMFEYRQALRVAEDAMLNIRQGTRSAAEYIGEFQGLVPTLGWSDEVLQAHLCQGLSEEIRHYLFRVPQPDSLDSLVVLVLQIEEKLAERRAMLRLPPEARPRHLTWLHSPAPERWMVSSWLSRDCRPLINRDHLFLLLLIRVNPYHSVAVQALVDSGAGGSYMDEKFAQEHYVELYEKPYPQAVQGVDGSLIGNQPVWLRSEALVCMHQNHQESIEFDVVPSPNFPVILGVNWLRTHAPEVDWVKGRCTFHSPYCLQKCFRPPPPCIALEKHAISLLPGLPPLYSDLADVFNPKEADDETSDQPSSDGSDDLSESEPSELQQAGDSDHSETFFECPSMATWEPIRAGVQENARPRDELWNAWDMLANTQDYIQMIPELFDQLHGATWFTKLELRGTVVEETSSMRQAEDVWKIGFGLERQEMESYQPFPISSDPTIPQNVVHCILKDMLGYFVLSYGQDVLIYSMSQEEHIQHVRQVLVRFRHHYVYCSLDRSQFHRHTAEFLGFVITPKGVKLNKSIVTTVTGYPTPGCKKSLQHLIQFIFPYRHFVERFTGIAEPLVRQLLSTDAFCWGDEEQEAFDCLKRAFRKAPLLHHPKPQNPFYLETGTSRTALHASLIQIDDQTGNKVSCAFYSRNISAIEVNYSQLEMRILPIRAAFTVWCRYLENTEEPIMILLNTEDLASLNNDRLTVLLPGHWVFFFSHFHFDVMPRPAQDQGWPRPPVRHLDRRALQLYTAARARSLFAAGGSPWGQSLDSGEEEESEDAPDQDQPRRRTRQQEFLALLPIDQILNSFLAHFSVAQIRAVVLHFFRGLLFWKDTLAVAALLVLLKLKRRLAPRPAAPRGSPLEKGKTSFNSSTSNIISATTNGLSNRPRPAAGSEIHEGESSGAQVTP; translated from the exons ATGATAGAACCCTCTGAAGACTCATTTGAGACGATGATGGAGCGTAAGAATCCATCATCAAAACAAATGGAGTCCTCCGAGGGCTCATCCAACACCGCCATGGAGGCATCAGGCAGCGGCGCACAGGAGGCGGCAGGGCCGGCCAGTGGCCCTGCCCACGAAATGAAAGAGCTGCCCATTGATCTCCGCCAAGACATGGAGGAGCCATCCAGTGGCCCACATAGGGAAATAAAGGATCCACCCAATGACCTACTCCAAGACCTGGAGGAGTCACGCAATGGTTCACATCAGGAAGCGGGGGGTCCATCGAGCGAGACACCTGGCGGAATGGAAGGGGCGTCAGACAACCCATGGGGAGCCCAAGACGACGAAGGCGACGACACTGACCTGGCCGACACGAGCAAGGAGGAGGGTCTCGAGGAGGATCCCGAGACGTCGGAGGTCATGGCCACGACGCGGTCCATCATCTCTCTGCACCTCCGCATGCAAGACCTCAGGGAGCAACAGAGAGTCGCAGAAGAGATCTTGATGAGAGGGTTCAAGGCCGGCCAGCTGCCCGCCCTGCCGCGCTTCTCGGGCGATCGCCGAGAATACCACGAGTTCATCGTGCTCTGCCAGCTGATCCTACAAAGCTACCCCAGAATGTTCTGCAGCGACCGCCTGCGAGTGAGGTACGTCATCGACCACCTCTCGGACATGGCCTTAGAGTGGGCCACGGCGCTGGTGCAAGAGGGCAGCCCACTGATGGACGACTTCCCGGCCTTCCTAGAGGCCATGTCCAACATGTTCGAGTACCGGCAGGCGCTGCGCGTGGCAGAAGACGCCATGCTCAACATCAGGCAGGGGACCCGCAGCGCCGCGGAGTACATCGGTGAGTTCCAGGGCCTGGTCCCCACCTTGGGCTGGTCTGACGAGGTCCTGCAAGCGCACCTGTGCCAGGGCCTCAGCGAGGAGATCAGGCACTATCTGTTCCGCGTCCCCCAGCCGGACTCGCTCGACAGTCTGGTGGTGCTCGTCCTGCAGATAGAAGAGAAGCTGGCGGAGAGGAGGGCGATGCTCAGGCTGCCCCCGGAGGCCCGCCCGCGCCACCTGACCTGGCTCCACTCACCTGCGCCCGAGCGGTGGATGGTGAGCAGCTGGCTGTCCCGCGACTGCCGCCCCCTCATTAACCGTGACcacctcttcctgctgcttctcatCAGAGTGAACCCTTACCACAGCGTGGCAGTGCAGGCCCTGGTGGACTCGGGCGCGGGCGGCAGCTACATGGACGAGAAGTTCGCCCAGGAGCACTACGTCGAGCTGTACGAGAAGCCCTACCCGCAGGCGGTCCAGGGCGTGGACGGCTCGCTGATTGGCAACCAGCCCGTCTGGCTGCGCAGCGAGGCGCTGGTGTGCATGCACCAGAACCACCAGGAGTCCATCGAGTTCGACGTGGTCCCGTCCCCCAACTTCCCCGTGATTCTAGGCGTCAACTGGCTCAGGACCCACGCCCCGGAAGTCGACTGGGTCAAAGGCCGCTGCACCTTCCACTCTCCCTACTGCCTGCAGAAGTGCTTCCGCCCGCCCCCCCCATGCATTGCCCTGGAAAAGCATGCCATCAGCCTGCTGCCCGGACTGCCGCCCCTGTACTCCGACCTGGCCGACGTGTTTAACCCGAAGGAAGCAGATGATGAGACTTCCGACCAGCCAAGCTCAGACGGATCCGATGATCTTTCTGAATCAGAGCCCTCTGAGCTTCAGCAGGCTGGAGACAGTGATCACAGCGAGACGTTTTTTGAGTGTCCCTCCATGGCGACGTGGGAACCTATACGTGCCGGGGTGCAAGAAAATGCCAGGCCGCGGGATGAACTCTGGAACGCATGGGACATGCTGGCCAACACACAGGACTACATACAGATGATTCCGGAACTGTTTGACCAGTTACACGGAGCGACATGGTTCACGAAGCTGGAGCTGCGGGGGACCGTCGTGGAGGAGACCTCGAGCATGCGCCAAGCGGAAGATGTATGGAAAATAGGGTTTGGTCTCGAGCGCCAAGAGATGGAGAGCTACCAGCCCTTCCCGATATCCTCGGACCCCACCATCCCTCAGAACGTGGTCCACTGCATCCTGAAGGACATGCTCGGCTACTTCGTGCTGTCCTACGGGCAGGACGTCCTGATCTACTCAATGAGTCAGGAGGAGCACATCCAACACGTCCGACAAGTCCTGGTCCGATTCCGACATCACTACGTCTACTGCTCCCTGGACCGAAGCCAGTTCCACCGGCACACCGCCGAGTTCCTGGGCTTCGTCATCACCCCCAAAGGGGTGAAACTCAACAAGAGCATCGTGACCACCGTGACCGGCTACCCCACGCCCGGCTGTAAGAAGTCCCTGCAGCACCTGATCCAGTTCATCTTCCCCTACCGGCACTTTGTGGAGCGTTTCACCGGCATCGCAGAGCCGCTGGTGCGGCAGCTGCTGAGCACCGATGCCTTCTGCTGGGGGGACGAGGAGCAGGAGGCCTTCGACTGCCTGAAGCGGGCTTTCCGCAAGGCGCCCCTCCTGCACCACCCCAAGCCGCAGAACCCCTTCTACCTGGAGACGGGGACCAGCAGGACGGCCCTGCACGCCTCCCTGATCCAAATAGACGACCAAACCGGCAACAAAGTCTCCTGCGCTTTCTACTCGCGAAACATCTCAGCCATCGAGGTCAACTACTCTCAACTGGAGATGAGGATCCTCCCCATTCGGGCTGCCTTCACGGTGTGGTGCCGCTACCTGGAGAACACCGAGGAGCCCATCATGATCCTTCTCAACACAGAGGATCTGGCCTCTCTGAATAATGACAGGCTCACCGTACTTCTCCCCGGCCATTGGGTCTTCTTCTTCTCCCACTTCCACTTCGACGTCATGCCGCGCCCCGCGCAAGACCAGGGCTGGCCCCGGCCGCCCGTGAGACACCTCGACCGGAGGGCTCTCCAGCTCTACACTGCCGCCCGGGCCAGGTCGCTTTTCGCGGCCGGAGGGTCCCCCTGGGGTCAGTCGCTAGACTccggggaagaagaggagagcgAAGACGCACCGGACCAGGACCAGCCACGCAGGCGGACCCGGCAGCAAGAGTTCCTGGCCCTGCTACCCATCGACCAAATACTCAACAGCTTCCTCGCCCACTTCAGCGTGGCCCAGATCCGGGCCGTCGTCCTGCATTTCTTCCGGGGCCTCCTGTTCTGGAAGGACACACTGGCCGTGGCGGCCCTCCTCGTGCTGCTGAAGCTGAAGCGCCGCCTCGCCCCGCGGCCCGCGGCCCCCCGG GGGAGTCCACTCGAGAAGGGCAAAACTTCCTTCAACTCATCAACCAGCAACATCATCTCCGCCACCACCAACGGACTGTCCAACC GTCCCAGGCCTGCAGCTGGGAGTGAGATCCACGAGGGGGAGAGCAGCGGCGCGCAGGTGACCCCATGA